The sequence below is a genomic window from Selenomonas ruminantium subsp. lactilytica TAM6421.
CCAAGGACGAGGATATCGATGTGGCCTGGGTACCGGGGGCTTTTGAGATTCCCGTGGTGGCCAAAAAGATGGCTGAATCCGGCAAGTATGATGCCGTTATCGCTTTGGGGGCCGTTATCCGTGGTTCCACGACCCATTACGATTATGTCTGCAACGAAGTGTCCAAGGGTGTTGCCCAGGTAGGTATGCAGACCGGCGTGCCGACGATTTTCGGCGTAGTGACCACGGAAAACATCGAGCAGGCTGTGGAACGCGCTGGCACGAAAGCCGGCAACAAGGGTACGGATGCTGCTATGGCTGCTATGGAAATGGCAAATCTGCTGAAGAAAATCGGCTAAGATTATTTAGGAGGCTGAAAGCAAATGAAAATTGGCATTATCAGCGATACTCATGGCCACGAAGGCGCATGGCAGACGGCTTTTGACAAGCAGTTCCATGATGCGGACATGATTCTCCATGCCGGGGACGTGCTCTATCATGGCCCCCGCAATCCCATGAAGGCAGACTACAATCCCATGGGGCTGGTGGAAAAGATCAATGCCTGCCCGGTGCCGGTAATCATCGCTAAGGGCAACTGCGATTCCTCCGTGGATGCCAGCTGCATCGAGCTGCCCATTGAGGCGCCCTATGCCTATGTGGTGGCTGAAGGCTTGCGCATCATCGTCACCCATGGCGATGCGGTGATGACGGATGCCGAAAAGGATAAGATGGCGGCACATCTCAAGGCCGACCTCTTTATCAGCGGTCATATCCATACCACGGTGCTGGAAAAACGCGGCAACACGGTATTTTTGAACCCGGGTTCGGCGGCGCTGTCCAAGCGCGAAGATGGCCGCAATACCTTTGCGGTACTGGACAACGGGACGATTTCGATTTATGATATTGATACGGATGAAGTCCTGGCGACTTATACGTTGAAGTAAAAATGGGCCTTCCCCGCCGGGGAGGGCTTTTACCGTTGAGAGGAAAGATGTAATGAAAGACCATTTAGTAAAAGCTACGGCCGAAGGTGTACGTATCTATGCGGCTGTAACGACGAATCTTGTAAATGAGGCGATTTCCCGCCACGACTGCTATCCGGTGGCGGCGGCAGCTCTGGGGCGCACGATGACTGGCGCATTGCTGATGGCGGCAAATCTCAAGAACAAAGAAGCCCTGACGGTCAAGTTCAATGGCGGCGGTCCGCTTGGCATCGTCACGGCCGATGCCACGCCGGAAGGTTATGTTCGCGGCTATGTGGGCAATCCTCATGTGAACCTGCCGCTCAACGACAAGGGCAAGATTGATGTGGGCGGCGGTGTCGGCACGAATGGCACTGTGTCCGTTACCCGCTTCACGGGACTCAAAAATCCCATCACCGGCAGCTGCGAGATTACGGATGGCGAGATTGCCGATGACCTGACCAAGTATCTTTATGTGTCCGAGCAGACGCCATCGGGCATTGGCCTCGGTGTGCTGGTGAATCCGGATTTCAAATGCATCGGTGCAGGCGGCTTCTTCATCCAGCCATTGCCGGATGCTACGGAGGAGTGCATCTCCAAGCTGGAAGCCAACCTGCAGAAGGTCAATTCCGTATCCCATATGGTGGAGAAGGGCTATTCGGCCAAGGATATCATCGCTGAGATGCTGCAGGGCTTTGACATCAACTACATGTCCGAGACGGATCTGGCGTTCAAATGCCATTGTTCCAAGGATATGCTGTTCAATGTGCTGATCAGCCTAGGCAAAGAAGATCTCGACAACCTCGTTGCTGATGGCAAAGCAGAAGTCTGCTGCCAGTTCTGCAATGAGAAGTATGAATTCACCGGTGAGGAGCTGCAGGAATTAGCGGCAGCTGCGGATAAGGTTCGCTGATTTTTCGTCCATATACTACTAAAGTGGCAGATAGGCGAAAAGATTCCCCTTAGGGAGTATTGTATGACATAGCAATCCCTCGTATAATAATTCATGTCACTTGGGGAAGTGATGACACACATACATACCTTCAAGAGTGGGGAAGCTTTGCAGGTAAAGGAATTATATTTATTAGGAAAGCAGGTCTTGTAAGACCTGCTTTTTCGTTGTATAATAGCGGGTGTGTTATGGATGATAGGTATGTGTAAATTATTATTTCCCCAAGAAAGGCAGGTTGTTGCGTGCTACAATTGAATGAGGATGAGTGCTGGCAGATGACCAGAGGGGCGACCATGATCATGATGGCTTCTGTAGACGAGTTCCGTGAAACGGTGTTCGAGGTTATCAGTGAGATGGCACCATTTGACTGCGGGATATCCTATGTCGTAAAAAATGATCAGAACGAGAAACATTGTCTGGAACCGATAGCATATACTAAGGCTGCGGTGGTACCGGATAGAATCTTGATTGAACGGGCGGCAGAATTGGCACATAAATCCAGCGTCTATTGTGCGTTGGAGTGGCAGAAGAAATCCATTGTCTTCCGGGATTCGGATATGTTTAATGATACATTCCTGTCTCAGACGGATATTGGCAGGCTCGTGCATGATGAATTGGGCATGAGTTATGCCTGCAAGATTTTCATGGTGCACAAGGGGTTGCTGTTAGGCAAGTTCTGGCTTTTGCGCCGCAAGGAGAGCGGCAATTTTACAGATAAAGAATTGTTCTGTATGCGTCTGCTTGAACCTATGATCATGCGCCGGATGTATGAGTTCCACCCGCAGAGTGAGCGTGGTGCTTATGCGCGCAGGGTGCTCCGGGAACGATTCGGGCTGACAGAACGGGAACGCGAGATCACGGCGCTGATCTGTCGGGGGATGTCCAACCGTCAGATTGCGGACAAGCTTATCTGTGCAGAAGCAACAGTGAAAAAACACGTATCGGCCATTGCGAAAAAGATGGGCGAATCCAATCGCAGCGGAATCATACATCGCTGTGTCATGGAAAAAGCCGTGCTCAACTATGTTTGACTATGAATAAAGAAGTCCCTGTGGTTTTGCTTTGGTGCAAAATCACAGGGACTTTTTGGCATGGGATTATCATAAATATACTGAAAAATTGCATAAACACGAAAAATAACTTGATGTATTCTCCATAACTATGATATAATAACGCGGGTGAATATTTTATGTCAGGTCCGGTGGAGAAGCGTTTGTCTGCTGTGGTACTCAGGTAAAATGGCAGATGAAGGCTTTTTTTATTTGGACCAAGAGAGGATGTGTCTAATTGAAAGACGAAATTTTTAGCGTGCTGCAACGCGTTGGCCGCAGTTTCATGCTGCCGGTTGCAGTTCTGCCGATTGCCGGTCTTTTGTTAGGCCTTGGCGCGTCGTTCACGAACCCGACGACCATCAAGACCTATGGACTGGAAGCCATCTTCGGTGATGGCACGGTGCTCCATTCCCTGCTCACGGTTATGAGCGCGGCAGGCGGCACCATCTTTGGCAATTTGCCGATCATCTTCGCCGTGGGCGTTGCCATCGGTATGGCCAAAGCTGAGAAGGAAGTAGCTGCTCTGGCTGCCATGATTTCCTTCTTCGTTATGCATGTTTCCTGTAATGCAATGCTGCAGCTCACGGGCAAGATCCTGGCTGACGGTTCCATTGCACCGGGCGTGCTCGAAGGTACCATTGCTTCCAGCTGTGGTATCATGTCCCTGCAGATGGGCGTATTCGGCGGTATCATCGTTGGTATCGGCGTTGCCATCCTGCACAACCGCTATTATAAGATTGTATTGCCGGA
It includes:
- the ribE gene encoding 6,7-dimethyl-8-ribityllumazine synthase; this encodes MANVIEGFITAKDMKVGIVVARFNEFITSKLLGGALDALHRHEAKDEDIDVAWVPGAFEIPVVAKKMAESGKYDAVIALGAVIRGSTTHYDYVCNEVSKGVAQVGMQTGVPTIFGVVTTENIEQAVERAGTKAGNKGTDAAMAAMEMANLLKKIG
- the yfcE gene encoding phosphodiesterase, producing the protein MKIGIISDTHGHEGAWQTAFDKQFHDADMILHAGDVLYHGPRNPMKADYNPMGLVEKINACPVPVIIAKGNCDSSVDASCIELPIEAPYAYVVAEGLRIIVTHGDAVMTDAEKDKMAAHLKADLFISGHIHTTVLEKRGNTVFLNPGSAALSKREDGRNTFAVLDNGTISIYDIDTDEVLATYTLK
- the hslO gene encoding Hsp33 family molecular chaperone HslO, yielding MKDHLVKATAEGVRIYAAVTTNLVNEAISRHDCYPVAAAALGRTMTGALLMAANLKNKEALTVKFNGGGPLGIVTADATPEGYVRGYVGNPHVNLPLNDKGKIDVGGGVGTNGTVSVTRFTGLKNPITGSCEITDGEIADDLTKYLYVSEQTPSGIGLGVLVNPDFKCIGAGGFFIQPLPDATEECISKLEANLQKVNSVSHMVEKGYSAKDIIAEMLQGFDINYMSETDLAFKCHCSKDMLFNVLISLGKEDLDNLVADGKAEVCCQFCNEKYEFTGEELQELAAAADKVR
- a CDS encoding response regulator transcription factor, whose translation is MLQLNEDECWQMTRGATMIMMASVDEFRETVFEVISEMAPFDCGISYVVKNDQNEKHCLEPIAYTKAAVVPDRILIERAAELAHKSSVYCALEWQKKSIVFRDSDMFNDTFLSQTDIGRLVHDELGMSYACKIFMVHKGLLLGKFWLLRRKESGNFTDKELFCMRLLEPMIMRRMYEFHPQSERGAYARRVLRERFGLTEREREITALICRGMSNRQIADKLICAEATVKKHVSAIAKKMGESNRSGIIHRCVMEKAVLNYV